The Columba livia isolate bColLiv1 breed racing homer chromosome 21, bColLiv1.pat.W.v2, whole genome shotgun sequence genome has a segment encoding these proteins:
- the LOC102095481 gene encoding LOW QUALITY PROTEIN: zinc finger protein 362 (The sequence of the model RefSeq protein was modified relative to this genomic sequence to represent the inferred CDS: deleted 1 base in 1 codon), with translation MAVGKTPRSHGSEKRPACSTRAQLELEMDADKGKQRQYSQRMAEPRFNNPYFWPPPPTMPSQLDNLVLINKIKEQLMAEKIRPPHLPPTSVASQQPLLVPPSPAESSQSIMSLPKLQQVPGLHPQAVPQPDVALHARPATSTVTGLGLASRAPAVSTSESSPGTGTTTPSTPTSTSQSRLIASSPTLISGITSPPLLDSIKTIQGHGLLGAPKTERGRKKIKAENPSGPPVLVVPYPILASGETAKEGKTYRCKVCPLTFFTKSEMQIHSKSHTEAKPHKCPHCSKSFANASYLAQHLRIHLGVKPYHCSYCEKSFRQLSHLQQHTRIHTGDRPYKCPHPGCEKAFTQLSNLQSHQRQHNKDKPYKCPNCYRAYTDSASLQIHLSAHAIKHAKAYCCSMCGRAYTSETYLMKHMSKHTVVEHLVSQHSPQRTDSPGIPVRISLI, from the exons ATGGCTGTTG GAAAAACCCCACGTTCCCACGGGTCGG AAAAACGCCCCGCGTGCAGCACCCGGGCTCAGCTAGAGCTGGAGATGGACGCGGATAAGGGGAAGCAACGCCAGTACTCGCAGAG GATGGCGGAGCCTCGTTTCAACAACCCCTACTTCTGgccg cccccccccaccaTGCCCAGCCAG CTGGACAACCTGGTCTTgatcaacaaaatcaaggaacAGTTGATGGCGGAGAAGATCCGACCCCCCCACTTGCCCCCCACCTCAGTGGCCTCCCAGCAGCCCCTCCTGGTGCCCCCCTCCCCCGCCGAGAGCAGCCAGTCCATCATGTCCCTTCCCAAACTGCAGCAGGTCCCCGGTCTCCACCCTCAAGCCGTCCCCCAGCCCGACGTGGCCCTGCACGCCCGACCGGCCACCAGCACCGTCACAG GGTTGGGGCTGGCGTCCCGCGCGCCGGCGGTCAGCACCTCAGAGTCCAGCCCGGGGACAGGGACCACCACCCCCTCCACCCCCACGTCCACCAGCCAGAGCCGCCTCATCGCCTCCTCGCCCACCCTCATCTCAGGAATCACCAGCCCCCCGCTCCTTGACTCCATCAAGACAATCCAAGGCCACGGCTTGTTGGGGGCCCCCAAAACTGAACGAGGCCGCAAGAAGATCAAAGCGGAAAACCCCTCGGGACCACCAGTGCTGGTGGTGCCGTACCCCATCTTGGCCTCGGGGGAGACGGCCAAGGAGGGCAAGACCTACAG gtgtaAGGTCTGCCCCTTGACGTTCTTCACCAAGTCAGAGATGCAGATCCACTCCAAGTCGCACACGGAGGCCAAGCCCCACAAGTGTCCCCACTGCTCCAAGTCCTTCGCCAACGCCTCCTACCTGGCCCAGCACCTGCGCATCCACCTGGGCGTCAAGCCCTACCACTGCTCCTACTGCGAGAAGTCCTTCCGGCAGCTctcccacctccagcagcacaCCCG AATCCACACGGGCGACAGACCCTACAAGTGCCCACACCCTGGCTGTGAAAAGGCCTTCACGCAACTCTCCAACCTCCAG TCCCACCAGCGCCAGCACAACAAGGACAAACCCTACAAGTGCCCCAACTGCTACCGCGCCTACACGGACTCGGCCTCGCTGCAGATCCACCTCTCGGCTCACGCCATCAAACACGCCAAGGCCTATTGCTGCAGCATGTGCGGCCGCGCCTACACCTCG GAGACCTACCTGATGAAGCACATGTCCAAGCACACGGTGGTGGAGCACCTGGTCAGCCAGCACTCGCCGCAGCGGACGGACTCGCCTGGCATCCCCGTCCGGATCTCCCTCATCTAA